The following proteins are encoded in a genomic region of Candidatus Methylomirabilota bacterium:
- a CDS encoding GlxA family transcriptional regulator gives MGPRRIVMVAMPCKEVVEIGGVLDALYAANQILITAGATDPGYLAEVVSPVVTVRAWTGFRLVAERSFRNVRGPVDTLIVTGVDGPEDARRHPDLVRWLGRMAPRVRRVVGLCTGAYVLAEAGLLDGRRATTHWADCNALARRYPRVIVEPDPIYVRDGNVYTSAGATAGLDLLLALIEEDLGRGVALRVAQRMVLFLKRPGGQAQFSAQLSGQLAEREPFRELQAWMLDHPGADLAVDALARRVHMSPRNFFRVFVRQVGMTPARFVERARVEAARRLLETTSRGVSDIAAACGFGAPETMRLAFRRTLGVNPAAYRSRFSGTDTVRSARPLATRGGSP, from the coding sequence ATGGGTCCTCGCCGCATCGTCATGGTCGCGATGCCCTGCAAGGAAGTCGTCGAGATCGGCGGGGTCCTCGATGCGCTCTACGCCGCCAACCAGATCCTGATCACAGCGGGCGCCACGGACCCCGGTTACCTCGCGGAGGTGGTGTCGCCGGTCGTCACCGTCCGCGCGTGGACTGGGTTCCGGCTGGTGGCCGAGCGCTCCTTCCGCAACGTGCGCGGGCCGGTCGACACGCTCATCGTCACCGGCGTCGACGGACCGGAGGACGCGCGCCGCCATCCGGACCTGGTTCGCTGGCTGGGGCGCATGGCACCGCGCGTCCGGAGGGTCGTCGGCCTGTGCACCGGCGCCTACGTGCTCGCCGAGGCCGGGCTGCTCGACGGCCGCCGCGCGACGACACACTGGGCGGACTGCAACGCACTCGCCCGGCGTTATCCCCGCGTGATCGTCGAGCCCGATCCCATCTATGTCCGCGACGGCAACGTGTACACGTCAGCGGGCGCCACCGCCGGGCTCGATCTGCTGCTCGCACTCATCGAAGAAGATCTCGGCCGTGGCGTCGCGCTCAGGGTGGCCCAGCGCATGGTGCTGTTCCTGAAGCGTCCGGGCGGCCAGGCCCAGTTCAGCGCGCAGCTGTCGGGCCAGCTCGCCGAGCGGGAGCCGTTCCGCGAGCTTCAGGCCTGGATGCTGGACCACCCGGGGGCCGACCTCGCCGTCGATGCCCTCGCGCGGCGCGTTCACATGAGCCCGCGGAACTTCTTCCGCGTGTTCGTGCGCCAGGTCGGCATGACGCCGGCGCGCTTCGTCGAGCGTGCACGTGTGGAGGCGGCGCGCCGTCTGCTCGAGACCACGTCGCGCGGCGTGTCCGATATCGCAGCCGCGTGCGGCTTCGGCGCCCCGGAGACGATGCGCCTGGCCTTCCGCCGGACGCTCGGTGTCAATCCCGCAGCCTATCGCAGCCGATTCAGCGGCACGGACACCGTGCGCTCCGCCCGTCCCCTTGCAACCCGGGGAGGTTCCCCATGA
- a CDS encoding FAD-binding oxidoreductase, with the protein MMRTALLTDFRASLRGEALTPGDPEYDRARRVYNAMIDRRPAVIVRCAGAADVVASIAFARANGLRVAARGGGHNVSGKAVPEGGVMIDLSPMKACRVDVGRRLARAEAGLTLAEFDHSCQAFGLATTTGIVSTTGIAGLPLGGGIGWLNGRYGLACDNVVSVEIVTADGQTRTASADEDPDLFWAVRGGGGNVGIVTSFEYRLHPVGLVLGGGIAFPLAQGARVLRFYEQFARECPDELSVNAGVGALPDGSPFLGVAVAWCGPLDAGERALKPLRTFLTPLADMIAPMSYVDLQRGGDEGFPRGRRHYWKAGFLRRLDAAAIDVLLDFAARRPSPHTQIGLQQMHGAAARVAPGVTAFPHRRDQWDCLILSQWDRPEDDAANIAWTRAFYTAMTPHLERDVYVNDLGDDEADRVPAAYGSNLGRLAAIKTKYDPENVFHANQNVAPASKREAAGGLPLPT; encoded by the coding sequence ATGATGCGCACCGCCCTGCTCACGGACTTTCGCGCCAGCTTGCGTGGCGAGGCCCTCACCCCGGGCGATCCCGAATACGATCGCGCCCGGCGCGTCTACAACGCCATGATCGACCGCCGACCGGCCGTGATCGTCCGCTGCGCCGGCGCGGCGGACGTCGTCGCCTCCATCGCCTTCGCGCGGGCCAACGGACTCCGCGTGGCGGCGCGCGGCGGCGGTCACAACGTCTCGGGCAAGGCGGTGCCCGAGGGCGGCGTCATGATTGACCTGTCGCCGATGAAGGCGTGCCGGGTGGACGTCGGGCGACGCCTGGCCCGCGCCGAGGCGGGGCTCACGCTGGCCGAGTTCGATCACAGCTGCCAGGCTTTCGGCCTCGCCACGACCACGGGTATCGTCTCGACGACCGGCATCGCCGGGCTCCCGCTCGGCGGGGGGATCGGCTGGCTCAACGGCAGGTACGGCCTCGCCTGCGACAACGTCGTGTCGGTGGAGATCGTCACCGCGGACGGGCAGACTCGCACCGCGAGCGCCGATGAGGATCCCGATCTGTTCTGGGCGGTGCGGGGCGGCGGCGGCAACGTGGGCATCGTCACCTCGTTCGAGTACCGGCTCCACCCGGTGGGACTGGTGCTGGGCGGGGGCATCGCCTTCCCGCTGGCCCAGGGCGCGCGGGTCCTGCGCTTCTATGAGCAGTTCGCGCGCGAGTGCCCCGACGAGCTCAGCGTGAACGCCGGCGTGGGGGCGCTGCCAGACGGATCGCCGTTCCTGGGCGTCGCCGTCGCGTGGTGCGGCCCGCTGGACGCTGGAGAGCGCGCCCTGAAACCCTTGCGCACGTTCCTCACGCCCCTCGCCGACATGATTGCGCCCATGTCCTATGTCGATCTCCAGCGAGGCGGCGACGAAGGGTTCCCGCGCGGCCGACGACACTACTGGAAGGCGGGATTCTTGCGACGCCTGGACGCCGCGGCCATCGACGTGCTGCTCGACTTCGCCGCGCGGCGGCCGTCCCCGCACACGCAGATCGGACTGCAGCAGATGCACGGCGCGGCGGCCCGGGTGGCGCCGGGCGTCACGGCATTCCCGCATCGCCGGGACCAGTGGGACTGCCTCATCCTGTCACAGTGGGACCGGCCCGAGGACGATGCCGCCAACATCGCCTGGACCCGCGCCTTCTACACGGCGATGACGCCGCACCTCGAGCGCGACGTCTACGTCAACGACCTCGGCGACGACGAGGCTGACCGGGTGCCTGCCGCCTACGGTTCCAACCTCGGCCGTCTGGCCGCCATCAAGACGAAGTACGACCCCGAAAACGTCTTCCACGCGAACCAGAACGTCGCGCCGGCGTCGAAGCGGGAGGCAGCCGGAGGACTACCCCTTCCAACCTAG
- a CDS encoding complex I NDUFA9 subunit family protein, with translation MPRVFVTGATGFVGRAVIQALRAGGHTVRCLVRRGSERDLRGLGAIERVEGDVLVRQGLDEDMAGCQAVIHLVGIIREQPSRGITFEQVHTQGTVNVLEAAAAAGVRRFLHMSALGTRPHARARYHRTKWAAEEAVRASGLRWTIFRPSIIYGRGDDFVTMLAYFVRRYPVMPVIGSGRQRLQPVPVEHVAEGFARALITPLAEKQIYEVGGLDTVSLIELLDLIGAAVGRRRVRKLHIPLGVMRPLAMLLHRLPGFPVTPDQLLMLEEDNAGDPAPFYSTFGLTPMPLATGLRRMLE, from the coding sequence ATGCCCCGCGTCTTCGTCACTGGCGCGACCGGGTTCGTCGGGCGGGCTGTGATCCAGGCCCTGCGTGCCGGTGGTCACACCGTGCGCTGCCTCGTTCGCCGGGGCTCCGAGCGCGATCTGCGGGGGCTGGGTGCCATCGAGCGCGTGGAAGGCGATGTCCTGGTCCGCCAGGGGCTGGACGAGGACATGGCCGGTTGCCAGGCCGTCATCCACCTGGTCGGGATCATCCGCGAGCAGCCCTCCCGCGGGATCACCTTCGAGCAGGTCCACACCCAGGGCACCGTCAACGTGCTGGAGGCGGCGGCGGCCGCCGGGGTCCGGCGCTTCCTGCACATGAGCGCCCTGGGGACGCGACCGCACGCGCGCGCGCGCTATCATCGGACCAAGTGGGCCGCCGAGGAAGCGGTGCGGGCCAGCGGGCTGCGCTGGACGATCTTCCGGCCCTCCATCATCTACGGGCGCGGCGACGACTTCGTCACCATGCTCGCCTACTTCGTCAGGCGCTACCCGGTGATGCCGGTGATCGGCAGTGGACGTCAGCGCCTGCAACCGGTGCCCGTGGAGCACGTCGCCGAGGGGTTCGCGCGGGCGCTGATCACGCCCCTGGCCGAGAAGCAAATCTACGAGGTAGGCGGCCTCGACACGGTGAGCCTGATCGAGCTGCTCGACCTGATCGGGGCGGCGGTGGGCCGCCGGCGGGTGCGCAAGCTGCACATTCCCCTCGGGGTGATGCGCCCGCTCGCGATGCTGCTCCACCGTCTGCCGGGCTTCCCCGTCACGCCGGATCAGCTCTTGATGCTCGAGGAGGACAACGCCGGGGATCCCGCGCCCTTCTATTCGACCTTCGGCTTGACGCCCATGCCGCTGGCCACCGGTCTTCGTCGCATGCTGGAGTGA
- a CDS encoding MFS transporter → MSAIVMTSPTGVVFAAKTTRTFCYGFLGILLPVYLAELGVSAAGVGVAVTLTLAASAVLTWAVRRPAERHGARAALLGLAVLTLAGALLLLSSRHPWLVVLGAMLGNVAVGSGETGPFLTIEQVVIARAVTGQRRTTVFSLYNLIGYGAAGLGAAVAGLPGDHRTLFVLFLAGAIVQLALYRRLPRARSVPEVRVAVPRTSAPLIRRMALLFAVDSFAGGFVLQSLIAYFLHTRFGLDLAGLGLVFLTAQLLTAASLLVAAPMARRFGLLPTMVVSHLVSNVLLIAIAAAPSAGAAIALLLGRQLLSQIDVPTRQAYVMAVVEDHEREAAASLTTVTRTVAQAVSPALTGWTMQTLALGAPFVLGGGLKMLYDVLLYVTFKDVRLKS, encoded by the coding sequence ATGAGCGCCATCGTCATGACCTCCCCCACCGGCGTCGTCTTCGCCGCGAAGACGACCCGCACCTTCTGCTACGGCTTCCTCGGCATCCTGCTGCCCGTCTATCTGGCCGAGCTCGGCGTGAGCGCCGCCGGCGTGGGCGTGGCGGTGACGCTCACGCTCGCCGCCAGCGCCGTGCTCACCTGGGCGGTCCGCCGCCCGGCGGAGCGCCACGGCGCCCGCGCGGCGCTGCTCGGCCTGGCCGTCCTCACCCTGGCCGGGGCGCTGCTGCTGCTCAGCTCGCGTCATCCCTGGCTCGTGGTGCTGGGGGCCATGCTCGGCAACGTCGCCGTCGGCAGCGGCGAGACGGGCCCGTTTCTCACCATCGAGCAGGTGGTGATCGCCCGCGCGGTCACCGGCCAGCGACGCACGACGGTGTTCAGCCTCTACAACCTCATCGGCTACGGCGCTGCGGGGCTCGGCGCCGCAGTGGCCGGACTCCCCGGGGACCATCGGACCCTGTTCGTGCTGTTCCTGGCGGGGGCGATCGTCCAGCTCGCCCTGTACCGGCGGCTGCCCCGGGCGCGCTCGGTCCCCGAGGTCCGGGTGGCCGTCCCCCGAACGTCCGCTCCCCTCATCAGACGCATGGCCCTGCTGTTCGCTGTGGACTCCTTCGCCGGCGGGTTCGTGCTGCAGTCGCTCATCGCGTACTTCCTGCACACGCGGTTCGGCCTCGATCTGGCCGGCCTGGGCCTGGTCTTCCTGACCGCTCAGCTCCTCACGGCGGCCTCGCTGCTGGTGGCCGCCCCGATGGCTCGCCGCTTCGGACTCTTGCCGACCATGGTCGTCTCGCATCTCGTCTCCAACGTCCTGCTGATCGCCATCGCCGCCGCCCCCAGCGCGGGCGCGGCCATCGCGCTGCTGCTCGGCCGCCAGCTGCTCTCGCAGATCGACGTGCCGACCCGCCAGGCCTACGTGATGGCGGTGGTGGAAGACCACGAGCGCGAGGCCGCGGCGAGCCTGACCACCGTGACCCGGACCGTGGCCCAGGCGGTCTCCCCCGCCCTCACGGGGTGGACGATGCAGACGCTCGCCCTGGGGGCGCCGTTCGTGCTGGGGGGCGGGCTGAAGATGCTCTACGACGTGCTGCTCTACGTCACCTTCAAGGACGTCCGGCTCAAGTC
- a CDS encoding exo-beta-N-acetylmuramidase NamZ domain-containing protein, with protein MAVRLIAIPAVMLALILTSAASLAVPGVDFADVDAAAREAVASGEIPGVVVLVGRGDQVLLNRAWGWRSLAPEPDPMTTDTIFDIASLTKPLGTTIAIMALVERGDIQLDAPVGRYLREFRRGAFLEVTIERILAHTAGFPALPAHDALAHGFPAAARALARRPLDYPPGTGFQYSDTGFIVLGEVVRRVSGEPLDRFLERLLFRPLGLRDTSFHPSESVKPRVAPTEINASGVLRGRVHDPRARQLGGVAGHAGMFSTAADIARICRLLLNGGELEGKRILRPGTVQQMWTRFTEADGRRALGWDVNSGFAQPMAPFFPADSIGHTGFTGTAVWIDPLSRSYMILLTNRVYPSGGGAARIRELRLRVSAAVGAALFRPPPAPTMVAAPGPASDGEEHVGSVLQVPTATPGRVRSGLDVMVELNFAPFQGNSVGLITNQTGIDAQGRRGIDLFARAAGVRLGAIFTPEHGIMGDANADVPHGRDPATGTPIWSLYGPTRRPTAEMLRGLNVLVYDIQDVGVRYYTYLTTLVYVMEEAGRRGLPVVVLDRPNPITGRVIEGPVMEPDLKSFTAPHPIPVRTGLTIGEFARLVAAERRLPVSLTVVPAAGWQRARWYDETGLPWVNPSPNIRSVTQALLYSGIGLLEATNLSVGRGTDTPFEVVGAPWVDPHGLARALTARQLPGVKFQPVMFMPADDKHALTTCWGVRVIVTDRDAIRPVTVALALASELRALHRDQFRPENMQYLLVHRPTMWAFLRGEPLDRLMSWSELERPAFATRRASYLIYP; from the coding sequence GTGGCTGTTCGCCTGATCGCGATTCCGGCCGTCATGCTCGCCCTCATCCTGACGTCCGCCGCGTCGCTCGCCGTCCCCGGGGTGGACTTCGCGGACGTCGACGCCGCCGCCCGGGAGGCCGTCGCCTCCGGAGAGATCCCCGGCGTCGTCGTGCTGGTGGGGCGGGGGGATCAAGTCCTGCTCAACCGCGCCTGGGGCTGGCGCAGCCTGGCGCCCGAACCCGACCCCATGACGACGGACACGATCTTCGACATCGCCTCGCTGACCAAGCCGCTCGGGACCACGATCGCGATCATGGCCCTGGTGGAGCGCGGCGACATCCAGCTTGACGCGCCGGTGGGGCGCTACCTGCGGGAGTTCCGCCGCGGCGCGTTCCTCGAGGTCACCATCGAGCGGATTCTCGCCCACACGGCCGGCTTTCCCGCGCTGCCCGCCCACGACGCCCTCGCCCACGGCTTTCCCGCGGCGGCGCGCGCGCTGGCCCGGCGTCCTCTCGATTACCCGCCGGGCACGGGATTCCAGTACAGCGACACCGGCTTCATCGTGCTCGGCGAGGTCGTCCGCCGGGTCAGCGGCGAGCCCCTGGACCGCTTCCTGGAACGCCTGCTGTTCCGGCCGCTGGGGCTGCGCGACACCTCCTTTCACCCCTCCGAGTCCGTGAAGCCGCGAGTGGCGCCGACCGAGATCAACGCCTCGGGCGTGCTGCGCGGGCGGGTCCACGACCCGCGGGCCCGGCAGCTCGGCGGCGTGGCCGGCCATGCCGGGATGTTCTCCACCGCCGCCGACATCGCCCGGATCTGCCGCCTGCTGCTCAACGGCGGCGAGCTGGAGGGCAAGCGGATTCTCCGCCCGGGCACCGTGCAGCAGATGTGGACGCGGTTCACGGAGGCCGACGGCCGCCGCGCGCTGGGGTGGGACGTCAACTCGGGGTTCGCCCAGCCGATGGCGCCGTTCTTCCCGGCGGACTCCATCGGCCACACGGGCTTCACCGGCACCGCGGTGTGGATCGATCCGCTCAGCCGAAGCTACATGATTCTCCTCACCAACCGCGTGTACCCCAGCGGAGGCGGCGCCGCGCGCATCCGGGAGCTCCGTTTGCGGGTGAGCGCGGCGGTGGGGGCGGCGCTCTTCCGGCCGCCGCCGGCGCCCACGATGGTGGCGGCCCCGGGCCCGGCCTCCGATGGCGAGGAGCACGTCGGATCGGTGCTGCAGGTGCCCACCGCCACGCCGGGCCGCGTGCGCTCGGGCCTGGACGTCATGGTCGAGCTGAACTTCGCGCCGTTCCAGGGCAACAGCGTGGGCCTGATCACGAACCAGACGGGCATCGATGCGCAGGGCCGCCGCGGGATCGATCTCTTCGCCCGCGCGGCCGGCGTGCGTCTGGGGGCGATCTTCACCCCCGAGCACGGCATCATGGGCGACGCCAACGCCGACGTGCCGCACGGCCGGGACCCGGCGACCGGGACGCCCATCTGGAGCCTCTACGGTCCGACCCGGCGGCCGACGGCCGAGATGCTGCGCGGACTGAACGTGCTGGTCTACGACATCCAGGACGTCGGCGTCCGCTACTACACCTACCTGACCACGCTCGTCTACGTCATGGAGGAGGCTGGGCGGCGCGGCCTTCCCGTCGTGGTGCTCGACCGCCCCAACCCGATTACGGGCCGGGTCATCGAGGGCCCGGTGATGGAGCCCGACCTCAAGTCGTTCACGGCGCCGCACCCCATCCCCGTGCGGACCGGCCTCACCATCGGCGAATTCGCTCGCCTGGTGGCGGCCGAGCGCCGGCTGCCGGTGTCGCTGACCGTCGTCCCCGCGGCGGGCTGGCAGCGCGCGCGGTGGTACGACGAGACGGGGCTGCCCTGGGTGAATCCCTCGCCCAACATCCGTTCGGTGACCCAGGCGCTGCTCTACTCCGGCATCGGCTTGCTGGAGGCCACCAACCTCTCCGTGGGGCGGGGGACCGACACACCGTTCGAGGTCGTGGGCGCGCCCTGGGTCGATCCCCACGGGCTCGCCCGGGCGCTCACCGCCCGGCAACTGCCCGGCGTGAAGTTCCAGCCGGTGATGTTCATGCCCGCCGACGACAAGCACGCCCTGACCACGTGCTGGGGCGTGCGCGTCATCGTGACCGACCGGGACGCGATCCGGCCGGTGACGGTGGCGCTGGCGCTGGCCAGCGAGCTACGGGCCCTGCACCGGGACCAGTTCAGGCCGGAGAACATGCAGTATCTGCTCGTCCATCGCCCGACGATGTGGGCGTTCCTCAGGGGCGAGCCGCTGGACCGACTGATGAGCTGGTCGGAGCTGGAGCGGCCCGCCTTCGCGACGCGACGGGCCTCGTATCTGATCTACCCCTAG